Part of the Variovorax sp. PAMC 28711 genome is shown below.
GCATCACGTTTCGGCGCTTGCTCGACTCGAATGCTTTCCTGGCCAGCGGCATGCCGCGAAAACCGAAGAACACATGAACGGTTCCAGGCCCGAGGTCGAGCAGTCGCTCGATTTCCCGGTCGTCCGGCGCGACGCTGACTTGGGCCTTACCGGCATCCGGAACCGGATAGCCGCGCTGACGAAAGGTTTCGGCAAAGTTCTTCCACCGCCCAGTGCACTTTCAACGCCCGGCCGTTCCGCCAGCGCCCGGATGTAAGGCGCCTGATGGAACATCAAATAGTTATGCCAGAAAACGACTCGCATCAAATTTCTCTCAACTTTCGGCACGCGCTACAAGCAGGCTGCGGCTCATGCCGGAGCCGCCTGCCACATGTTGCTCACGCTGCGCCTCGACGCCAGCCACATCGCGACTTCGCCGGCCACCATCGCGAGCACGGGGCCCATGATGCCGATCTCGCGCGCCAGCACGACGCCCAGCACGAGCGACAGCATCGAAAACGTGAAGTACTGTCGCGCGAGCAAGGCATGCTGGTTGACCGACATCAGCATCACCCGCGGGACGTGCCACATGGAGGCGATCAGCGAATACACCATGAACGCGCCCATCAGGCTCCACGAAAAGGCAATATGCCCTTTGGACCAGTAAGCGATGAGCAAGGGCGAGATGGCCAGCACGGTGAGCGAGGCGGCCAGGCCGATGCCGGAACTCAGTCGCGCCGCATGTGTATAGGTGCGACGCAGCCGGTCGACCTCTTGCGTGCTGTGCATGCGCGAGAACTCGGGCCACATGGATTGACTCAACGCGGCTGCGCACTGCACCACGATGCGCGCAATCGTCCGGTACGAGCTGAAGACCGCCGTCGCCGCGGGTCCGAGCGTCGCGGTCACCAACACGATGAAGCCCTGCAGGCTGAGCGCGCTGGCCAGTGGGAAGACCATGAACAGCGTGGCCGGCTTGAGCGAATCACGCAGTTCCTGCTTGCTGGCATCGCGCAATCCCCACTTGATGTCGGGTCGGCGTCGGTGACTCAGATAGATGAAGTACAGGGTGAAGGCAAAACGGCACACCGTCCCGTACAGGGCGACGCTCATGAAGGTGCCGCCAACCACCAGTCCCACGATGGAGCCGATCCAGTCGAGCATGCGTGCGACCGTATAAAGGTAGGTGCCCGCCGCAAAACCCTGCGTTGCGACGAAGACGGTTTGCGCCAACGATCCGAACAACGACACCACCACTGCCACCGTCAGCACCAACACCACGCCCGAGTATTGTTCGAGCTTGGGGAACGCCCAGCTGACCGTTTCCATGCCCGCCAACGCCAGCACCATCATCACCGCCGACACGGCGAGGATGAACATGATGGCGCTTTGAAAGGAGACGTTGGCCTCCTTGTGCTTGCCCACCGATTCCAGCGCGATCATCTTGTTGCTGGTGGCCGTCAGGAAGCCGAAATCAGCCAGCGCGAGGTATGACGGAATCGTCGTCAAGGTCAGCCAGGTGCCGTAGGTCTCAATGCTCCAAAACGAGAGAAAGATCGGGAGCGACGCCAACTGGATGACGATGGTCGCGACCTGCGCCGATCCCCAGGCGCCCATGCCCTTGAGCACGCGACGAACGAGCGGCGACGAAGTCAGCGATTTCACATTGGCCATGGCAGGCTCTGCGGTTCACGCGTGCGCAAGTTCGACCGAAGCGTTGCGTTGCATGAAATCGCGATACGTCTCTTCGATGCCTGCGTGCAGCGCCGTCGTGGCGGTCCACCCGAGCTCTCGCAACAGGTCGACGTCGAGCAGCTTGCGCGGCGCGCCGTCGGGCTTGCTGCGGTCCTGAACAATCTCGCCTTCGTAGCCGACCACGGCCGCGATGGTTTTCGCCAGCTCGGCGATCGTCAAGTCGATCCCGGTGCCGACGTTCACGTGGCTGGCCATCGGCTCGGTGTTTGCGGTGTAGATCTCTTTGGAAAGATCCATCACATGGACGCAAGCTTCCGCCATGTCGTCCACATACATGAACTCGCGGCGCGCCATGCCCGATCCCCAGATGACGACCTGCTCCGCGCCCGCCAGCTTGGCTTCGTGAAAGCGGCGGATCAGTGCAGGCAAGACGTGACTGTTCTCGGGGTGATAGTTGTCGCCGGGACCGTAGAGATTGGTCGGCATCACGCTGCGGTAGTCGGTACCGTACTGTCGGTTGTAGCTCTCGCAGAGCTTGATGCCGGCAATCTTGGCCACCGCGTAGGGTTCGTTGGTGAGTTCGAGCTTTCCGGTCAGCAGCGCGTCTTCCGCCATCGGCTGCGTCGCCAGGCGCGGGTATATGCAGCTGGAGCCGAGGAACAGCAATTTGTCGACACCGGCGCGCCACGATTCGTGAATCAGATTGGCTTCCACCATCAAGTTCGAGTAGATGAACTCGGCGGGGTACACGTTGTTGGCATGAATGCCACCCACCTTCGCGGCCGCAACGTACACCTCGTCGGGTCGCTCGGTGGCGAACAGCGCTTGCACCTGCGCCTGGTTGGTGAGGTCCAGCTCGGCGCGGGTGCGCACGATGATGTTCTTGTAGCCCTGGGCAACGAGTTTGCGCACGATGGCGCTGCCCACCATGCCGCGATGGCCTGCCACGTAGATGCGTTTGTCGAGATTGTTCACGGCGGTCATGCCTGTTTTTGCATTGCTGCGTCCAGATGGGGGGTGGGAGCGTCGTCGAATCGCACGACGTCGTCTTCGCCGAGGTGGCGCCCTGTTTGCACCTCAATCACTTCCAGCACGCTGTCGCCCGGGTTTTCAAGCTGGTAGATCGCCCCGATGGGGATGTAGATGGATTCGTTTTCACGGACCGTTTCGGCCACGCCGTCGCGGGTCACGCGCGCCGTGCCCTGGACGACGACCCAGTGTTCGGCGCGATGCCGATGCATGCGCAGTGCCAGCTTGGCGCCGGGCTTGACGGTCAGTCGCTTGACCGAGAAACGTTCGCCGTCGTCCACGCTGTCGTAGGCGCCCCAGGGGCGCGGGACACGACGGTGCTCGGTCGCTTCCCGCTGGCCTCGCGTCATCAGCAAGCTGACAACTTCCTTCACCTGCTCGGCGCAATCCTTGTGAGCGACCAGGAGCGCATCCTGGGTGTCGATGATCAGCAAATCCTGCGTGCCCAGGGCGACGACGGGTCGCGTGGGCGCATGGATGAACGTGTCGCGCGCGCCGATCGAAAAACCCTGGCCGTTGATGCGATTGCCGCTGGCATCTTCCGCGTGCAACGCCGCAACGGCGTTCCAGCTCCCGACGTCGCTCCAGGCACCGCCGAACGGCACGACTGCCCGACGGGTGCATTGCTCGAGCACGGCGTAGTCGATGCTCTGGCTGCGGCAATTTTCGAACGCGGCACGCTGCACCCGTACGAAGTTGCCGTCCCGCTCGGTGGGCTCGGTGGCGCGCCGGCACGCAGACAGAATGTCCGGTGCATGTTCTTCGAGCATCGCGATCAGCGTGCGTGCTTCCACCAGAAAGATGCCGGCATTCCAGAAATGATTGCCTGACAGCAGAAGCGTCGCCGCATCGGCCGCGTTCGGCTTTTCCACGAAAGCGTCGACATGGCTGGCCGGGCTCTCGCCGGGCAAGTCCAGTGCGGCGCCTTGCCGGATATAGCCATAGGCGGTACTCGGAAAACTGGGAACCACGCCGTAAGTGACGATATTGCCTGCCATCGCAGCCGGAATACCGGTTCGCACGGTTTCGGCAAACCGTGACGCGTCTGGAATGTGATGGTCGGCCGGCGCAAACAGCAGGAGCTGGTCCGGCGCGCTGATGAGCGCGGCAATGGCCATGGCCGCCGCGGTGTTGCGCGGCACGGGCTCCAGCAACTGGAGGCCATCGACGCCTGCCGCAATCACCGTTTCCTGAACCAGAAACCGATGCTCTTCGGCGGCGACGCAATGCACCGTCGGGTTGAGCAGGCGCAATCGTTCAAGCGTCAGTTGAAGCAGGCTCTTGCCTGCCAGCAAGGGCGCGAACTGCTTGGGCAGCGCTCGCCGGGAAAGAGGCCACAGCCGCGTTCCGGCGCCACCGCAGAGCACCACGGGCTGGATGGTCGGATTCACCGCGATCCCTCGCCGGTCACCACCGCGCTGACCGTCTTCAAGAGGATCTTGAAGTCCAGCGCGAGCGACCAGTTGTCCACGTAGTAGGCGTCGAGTTCGACCCGCTTTGCGTACGGCAGCCGGTTGCGACCGCTCACCTGCCACAGGCCGGTGATGCCCGGCCGCACGGCGCAGTAGTGGCCCCAATGCTTGCCGTAGAGGCTACGCTGGCGCTCCATGCAGGGGCGCGGTCCGACCAGGCTCATGTCGCCCTTGAGCACGTTCCAGAACTGGGGAATCTCGTCGACGCTGATCTTTCGGATCCACTGGCCGAGTGGCGTAATCCGTGGGTCTTTTTCGAGCTTCTGGAAGGTGTCCCACTCGGTCCGCGCCATGTCGTTGCGGCTCAGGAATTCGTCGAGTACGTCTTCCGAGTTATGGACCATGGAGCGGAACTTGTAGAACCTGAAGCGCTGCCCTTGCTCACCCAGCCGGACTTGCCAGAAATGAACAGGGCGCCCCATGCTGATGGCGACGCACAGCGCCACGATCAGGTAAAGAGGGCCGAAGAGCGCGAAGAAGACAAGCGCACCGGCAATGTCCACCACGCGCTTGGCAGCCCGCTGAAACGCGGTGAGCCGCTTCGGTTGAACGAATGTGGGGGTGGCGGAAGGACCGCCGTCACCCGGTTGCAGGCGCCGTGCGACGTTGCCGCCGGCTGTCGAATCAGAACGAAACATGAAAATCCCCTTAAAGGGTTCTGCCTCAAAGCGTGGCAGTGTAACGCTTTACTACTATCTGCACGGATTCCAACACATCTTGGCGGGTCGGTGTTGTAAGCAAAAAGCCGTACAACTTCCGATGAACGCCTATGTTGCCCACTCTGTCACACGAATCCGTTACCGACATTGGTGCGCTGCAACATACCGAAAAGACTGTAATCCTTTCGTTTGACAATATGTTAACGAGTGTGAACAAAAAATGTTGTGAAAAAACGCCGAACAATACAAAAGTATGCAGTAGTTCCCCTTATTCGCGAAGGCCGACCGGCGTTTGATGGGCAAAAAAAAGCGCGCGTTGAAAACGCGCGCTCTGGGTCGGGGTGAGGGAGGCTACCGGCCCTGGCCGGGCCTCTTCAACGGACGGGTTGCTCGAAAGGCAAGGTCATTGCCGTCAAATCGCGTCGGGTCTCGACCAGGACCAGGGGACTGTCATCCAGCACAACCGCAGCCGGACGTTCGCGCGGCACGTGAGGGGCTTTAGGTTCTGCCGCAATCGCGGCACGCACCTCGGCGATTCGGGCTGAATCCGAATTGACCCAGTGCAGTCCGGAGCCCTCGGCCACTTGCGCCAGCGCGGCGATGGGTAGCTCGAACGGCTGGACCTTGGGGAGGCCATGGACCGAAGGCGTCGCCAGTGCAGTCGCTGCTGCTGGCACTGGCGCCACCAAAGCGACCGGCGGCGCCACCCGGATTTCTTGCTGGACGAACGGCGGCGCTGCCTGCTCGGGCTGCACGTCAGCCGTCGTGGCGATGGCAAGCGAGGAGGCGGGCGTCGTCTCCTGCGACACCGCCTCGACGGTTTCCTCCGCGTTGTCGCGCGGTCCGCGTTCTCGGCGGTCACGTCCGTAGCGATCACGGGAGCGACCACGACGTTCT
Proteins encoded:
- a CDS encoding mannose-1-phosphate guanylyltransferase/mannose-6-phosphate isomerase, with translation MNPTIQPVVLCGGAGTRLWPLSRRALPKQFAPLLAGKSLLQLTLERLRLLNPTVHCVAAEEHRFLVQETVIAAGVDGLQLLEPVPRNTAAAMAIAALISAPDQLLLFAPADHHIPDASRFAETVRTGIPAAMAGNIVTYGVVPSFPSTAYGYIRQGAALDLPGESPASHVDAFVEKPNAADAATLLLSGNHFWNAGIFLVEARTLIAMLEEHAPDILSACRRATEPTERDGNFVRVQRAAFENCRSQSIDYAVLEQCTRRAVVPFGGAWSDVGSWNAVAALHAEDASGNRINGQGFSIGARDTFIHAPTRPVVALGTQDLLIIDTQDALLVAHKDCAEQVKEVVSLLMTRGQREATEHRRVPRPWGAYDSVDDGERFSVKRLTVKPGAKLALRMHRHRAEHWVVVQGTARVTRDGVAETVRENESIYIPIGAIYQLENPGDSVLEVIEVQTGRHLGEDDVVRFDDAPTPHLDAAMQKQA
- the fcl gene encoding GDP-L-fucose synthase — translated: MTAVNNLDKRIYVAGHRGMVGSAIVRKLVAQGYKNIIVRTRAELDLTNQAQVQALFATERPDEVYVAAAKVGGIHANNVYPAEFIYSNLMVEANLIHESWRAGVDKLLFLGSSCIYPRLATQPMAEDALLTGKLELTNEPYAVAKIAGIKLCESYNRQYGTDYRSVMPTNLYGPGDNYHPENSHVLPALIRRFHEAKLAGAEQVVIWGSGMARREFMYVDDMAEACVHVMDLSKEIYTANTEPMASHVNVGTGIDLTIAELAKTIAAVVGYEGEIVQDRSKPDGAPRKLLDVDLLRELGWTATTALHAGIEETYRDFMQRNASVELAHA
- a CDS encoding sugar transferase, translating into MFRSDSTAGGNVARRLQPGDGGPSATPTFVQPKRLTAFQRAAKRVVDIAGALVFFALFGPLYLIVALCVAISMGRPVHFWQVRLGEQGQRFRFYKFRSMVHNSEDVLDEFLSRNDMARTEWDTFQKLEKDPRITPLGQWIRKISVDEIPQFWNVLKGDMSLVGPRPCMERQRSLYGKHWGHYCAVRPGITGLWQVSGRNRLPYAKRVELDAYYVDNWSLALDFKILLKTVSAVVTGEGSR
- a CDS encoding lipopolysaccharide biosynthesis protein is translated as MANVKSLTSSPLVRRVLKGMGAWGSAQVATIVIQLASLPIFLSFWSIETYGTWLTLTTIPSYLALADFGFLTATSNKMIALESVGKHKEANVSFQSAIMFILAVSAVMMVLALAGMETVSWAFPKLEQYSGVVLVLTVAVVVSLFGSLAQTVFVATQGFAAGTYLYTVARMLDWIGSIVGLVVGGTFMSVALYGTVCRFAFTLYFIYLSHRRRPDIKWGLRDASKQELRDSLKPATLFMVFPLASALSLQGFIVLVTATLGPAATAVFSSYRTIARIVVQCAAALSQSMWPEFSRMHSTQEVDRLRRTYTHAARLSSGIGLAASLTVLAISPLLIAYWSKGHIAFSWSLMGAFMVYSLIASMWHVPRVMLMSVNQHALLARQYFTFSMLSLVLGVVLAREIGIMGPVLAMVAGEVAMWLASRRSVSNMWQAAPA